The Camelina sativa cultivar DH55 chromosome 14, Cs, whole genome shotgun sequence genome includes a window with the following:
- the LOC104743510 gene encoding putative F-box/FBD/LRR-repeat protein At1g22000 → MGFFSCWSFLWDIFHNDKHLSTVIETEGCQRIGSRICDLPDDLLLRILHYVQTKDAVATSILSKRWRYVWTMLPRLEFKDDGSESVGWFTEKSLQLHKAPKLYSLIVEVGPHCPVDVDVGKWVENAVNRGVEVLDFKLLWTAQPTSFPKCLYTCDTLVELALSNEILVDVSSPAFLPSLLYLSLHDVVYKDDESLVRLLSSSPVLKLLSVYRHEDDTLKYFTVKVSSLETLFYRTNWRRNYFDVDEVEEDQAVDDEYLIGSLFIDSPALKKLYFNDAWDLVIDNMPCLDVASFSYVHNPSDKFLQSLSSVIHLDFLLTKAMAACCSATKFSRLTEIYFYPDNSVDWLEPLMSLLQNSPKLKSLTIETCIEGLPPSWNQPSSIPECLSSHLEIFFWKGYGGRGDERQLVTYILANSKCLKTVEISFIATSNPEDTQKELESMPRISTSSRLVFPTQLK, encoded by the exons ATGGGTTTCTTTAGTTGTTGGTCTTTTTTGTGGGATATTTTCCACAACGATAAGCATCTATCAACTGTTATAGAAACCGAAGGTTGTCAGAGAATCGGATCTAGGATCTGTGATTTGCCGGACGATTTGCTCTTGCGGATCTTGCACTACGTCCAGACAAAAGATGCAGTCGCCACTTCAATCTTGTCTAAACGATGGCGTTATGTCTGGACGATGCTGCCTAGGCTCGAGTTCAAAGACGATGGCAGCGAGAGCGTTGGGTGGTTTACTGAAAAGTCATTGCAACTCCATAAGGCACCGAAACTATATAGTTTGATTGTCGAAGTTGGTCCACATTGTCCTGTTGACGTTGATGTCGGAAAGTGGGTTGAGAACGCAGTTAATAGAGGTGTGGAAGTGTTAGATTTCAAGCTCCTATGGACCGCACAGCCCACAAGCTTTCCTAAGTGCCTTTACACATGCGACACGCTCGTTGAATTAGCTCTATCCAACGAGATTCTAGTGGATGTTTCCTCTCCGGCGTTCCTACCATCTCTCTTATATTTGAGTCTTCACGACGTGGTGTATAAAGACGACGAATCTCTTGTTAGGCTTTTATCAAGTTCCCCTGTTCTCAAGTTGCTGTCGGTGTATCGACATGAGGATGACACCTTGAAATACTTTACAGTGAAAGTTTCTTCCTTAGAAACATTATTCTATAGGACTAATTGGCGGAGGAATTATTTTGACGTTGATGAGGTAGAGGAGGATCAAGCAGTGGATGATGAGTATCTCATTGGATCGTTGTTCATAGATTCCCCcgcattaaaaaaattgtacttcAACGATGCTTGGGATCTCGTGATAGATAATATGCCTTGCCTTGATGTGGCATCATTCAGCTATGTTCATAACCCCAGTGACAAGTTTCTGCAATCTCTTTCTTCTGTCATACATCTGGATTTTCTTTTGACCAAAGCAATG GCTGCATGCTGTAGCGCCACCAAGTTCTCTCGGCTCACTGAGATTTACTTTTATCCAGATAACTCAGTAGATTGGTTGGAACCACTTATGTCCTTGCTTCAAAATTCTCCTAAACTAAAATCGCTTACTATCGAAACG TGCATCGAAGGTCTTCCACCATCCTGGAATCAGCCGAGTTCTATTCCCGAATGCTTGTCATCTCATCTAGAGATCTTTTTCTGGAAAGGCtatggaggaagaggagatgaAAGACAACTAGTGACATACATTCTTGCTAACTCAAAGTGTCTAAAGACAGTCGAGATCTCCTTCATAGCAACCTCTAATCCTGAAGATACACAAAAAGAGTTGGAATCTATGCCTAGGATTTCAACATCATCTCGGCTTGTGTTCCCCACGCAACTCAAATGA